Within Mongoliitalea daihaiensis, the genomic segment ACCCGCATATTCGCCTTGAGCACCAGAGTTTGGTTGTAAGGATGTATCGGCAAAGCCAGTAATCTCAGTCAACCAGTTTCTTAGATTTTGGAATAACTCATAATAACCCGCTGCTTGGTCTTGTGGAGCAAATGGGTGTAACTGACCGAATTCTGGCCAAGTTACCGGAATCATTTCAGAAGTAGCATTCAATTTCATCGTACAAGAACCCAATGAAATCATGGAATGCACCAAGGAAAGGTCTTTTGCTTCCAAGCGTTTGATGTATCTCAACATCTCGTGCTCGGAGTGATTGTGATTGAATACAGGATGTGTCAAGTATTCTGACGTACGCGCAACAGAAGCTGGCAATTCCAAGGTCAAGCCAGCTACCAGTGCATCAAAGTCAATACTTGCTTTTTTGTCAGTAGACTTAGCGAATACCTCTACTACGGCTTTAACATCTTCTAATGTCTTGGCCTCATCAAAAGACAAGAAAATAGCCCCACTTTCGTACCTAAAGTTCATTTCTGCAGATACTGCAAAAGCTTTGATTTTTGATTGTTGTACATCATCCGTCTTCAGACCAATGGTGTCGAAAAATGTCTCAGAAGTCGGTTCAAAGCCCATTTGCTTCAACGCTTGTAAGGTCAATTTAGCCAATCCATGCGCTTTCAAAGCAATTTCTTTCAACCCTTTAGGACCGTGGTACACTGCATACATTCCAGCCATGACAGCTAACAATACTTGCGCAGTACAAATATTAGAAGTGGCTTTTTCTCTTTTGATATGTTGCTCTCTGGTCTGTAAAGCCATTCTGTAAGCTTTGTTGCCATCTCTGTCTACAGATACCCCAATAATCCTACCGGGTACTTGTCTTTTAAAAGCCTCTTTGGTGGCAAAAAAAGCTGCATGAGGTCCGCCATAGCCCATTGGAACACCAAATCTTTGGCTCGTACCCACGACTACATCTGCACCCATTTCACCTGGAGATTTCAATAAGGTTAAGGCTAATAAATCCGACGCAAATGCAGTGAATACATGATTGTCCTTAGCTGATGCTACAAGGTTTGTATAATCAATCACTTCACCATCCATATTTGGATACTGCAACAATACTCCGTAGATATCCGGATCCGTCAGGTCTAGCTCGGACAAAGGGGCTATATGTAAGTCAATACCGATCGGTTGAGCTCTAGTCAGCAATAAATCTTTGGTTTGAGGAAAAATTTTCTCGTCTACAAAAAATTTATTCGCATTCTTCTTTTCCCTTGGCTTGGACGCATGCAACATAGTCATAGCTTCTGCAGCTGCTGTAGCTTCATCCAGCAAAGATGCATTCGCCATTTCCATTCCAGTCAACTCCATCACAACAGTTTGGAAATTAATCAAGGCTTCCAAACGGCCCTGTGCAATTTCAGCTTGGTAAGGTGTGTAGGCAGTATACCATCCTGGATTCTCCAAGATATTTCGTAGAATCACCCCTGGTACAATGGTATCGTAATACCCCAATCCAAGGAATGATTTGAAAATCTTGTTTTTAGAGGCCATTTTTTTGAAATCCTTTAAAAATTCCGCCTCCGATTGAGCTGATGGAAGATCCATAGGCTTCTTCAACTGAATGGACTTTGGAATCGTTTGGTCGATCAACTCCTCAAGAGAAGATGCCCCGATTGCACCTAGCATAGCATTGATCTCTTCCGGTGAAGGAGCATTGTGCCTATTTTCAAAGGTGGTACTTGGATGGAGATTAATTTTCATAATCGATTGAAATGTGAGTATTTATTTGGGTTTTATCCGCTTTAAATTTTCGTAGTGCAAAGGTATAAATTATTGATATCAAATGGATTTTTGAAGCTCAAGAATTCCTCATCATAACAAGCTTCTTGATAAACGGTTTTAATGTGATGGGAATATTTTTTAAGTTTAGCCACTAAAAAATTGAAAACTAAATAAAACTATGAAAAAACGTTTTTGGTTGGTGGGTGCGATGGCATACATGCTATCATTCTCCATCAGCGCCCAAGATGCAACCGCATTGAAATATGGCGCTACAATTACTGCAGCAGACCTTGAAAAACACCTGAGATTTATTGCTTCTGATGAGCTTGCTGGAAGAGATACAGGCACTGAAGGTCAAAAGATGGCCGCTAGCTACATCAAAGATCATTTTGAAAAGTGGGGACTTGCTGGTCCAGTTGATGGTGGATATTACCAAGTTTTCAATTTGGTATCCAATAGTTATCCAGGTGTAAGCCTTCAAGTAGGGAAAAATAAAATGCAGCAGAACAAGGATTTTATCTTTGTCGGCGATGCTGATATGAAGAAAAGCCAAAAAGCTGCAATTGTATTTGTAGGCGATGGTTCTAAAGAAAGTCTAGCAAAAGTAGATGTAAAAGGAAAGCTAGCGGCAGTTTGGGCAATTGGTGCCCGTACCCAAAACATCGTCAAAGATGCAATGGAAGCTGGCGCCATAGGAGTGATTGTCACGACAATGGAAGACCAAACTGCCTTTGATCGACTAGCAGCTCGCTACGCTGCCATGACAGGTGGCCGCTTAGGTTTTGAGCGTCCCACTGTACAAGAACCAGCCTTCATGGTAAGCGGAACACAGATGGCAGCTATTTTTGGTGCTACTGTAGACCAAGTAAAAGCTGCACTAGGAAACCCAGCTTCTGTTGCACCAGCTCAGGCTACT encodes:
- the gcvP gene encoding aminomethyl-transferring glycine dehydrogenase; the protein is MKINLHPSTTFENRHNAPSPEEINAMLGAIGASSLEELIDQTIPKSIQLKKPMDLPSAQSEAEFLKDFKKMASKNKIFKSFLGLGYYDTIVPGVILRNILENPGWYTAYTPYQAEIAQGRLEALINFQTVVMELTGMEMANASLLDEATAAAEAMTMLHASKPREKKNANKFFVDEKIFPQTKDLLLTRAQPIGIDLHIAPLSELDLTDPDIYGVLLQYPNMDGEVIDYTNLVASAKDNHVFTAFASDLLALTLLKSPGEMGADVVVGTSQRFGVPMGYGGPHAAFFATKEAFKRQVPGRIIGVSVDRDGNKAYRMALQTREQHIKREKATSNICTAQVLLAVMAGMYAVYHGPKGLKEIALKAHGLAKLTLQALKQMGFEPTSETFFDTIGLKTDDVQQSKIKAFAVSAEMNFRYESGAIFLSFDEAKTLEDVKAVVEVFAKSTDKKASIDFDALVAGLTLELPASVARTSEYLTHPVFNHNHSEHEMLRYIKRLEAKDLSLVHSMISLGSCTMKLNATSEMIPVTWPEFGQLHPFAPQDQAAGYYELFQNLRNWLTEITGFADTSLQPNSGAQGEYAGLMVIRAYHMSRGDHHRNIALIPTSAHGTNPASAVMAGMKVVLVKCDEKGNIDVADLKEKAELHKNELASLMVTYPSTHGVFEEAIQEICQIIHDNGGQVYMDGANMNAQVGLTSPGMIGADVCHLNLHKTFCIPHGGGGPGMGPICVAKHLAPFLPGNPVIKTGGTEAITSISAAPFGSASILPISYAYIAMMGGEGLTNATKIAILNANYMKSRLEAHYPILYTGANGRAAHEMILDCRAFKDFGVEVEDIAKRLMDYGFHAPTVSFPVAGTLMIEPTESETKPELDRFCDAMIAIRQEIQEIQDGVADKQNNVLKNAPHTANLALADAWDFPYSREKAVFPLPYVRTNKFWPTVRRIDSAFGDRNLVCSCIPVEEYATDSVIEK